GCGCCCTCGGGGGCGACGAGTCCGCGGCTGCGCTCGGTCGTCGCCTCTACGATGCGACCCAGGCGCTGCGCGACCCGGTGGAGGGCGGTTTCTTCCGCTACGCGGTGCGCCGCGACTGGTCCGAGCCGCACTACGAGCGGATGCTGTCCGACAACGCGCAGCTGCTGGACCTCGCCACGGCTTTCGGCGACGAGCCGACGGCGGATGCGGTGGCCGGCTTCCTGCTCGAGGTGCTGCGCCTGCCCGGCGGGGCGTTCGCCTCGGCGCAGGATTCCGAGAGCCTCATCGACGGGGTCGGCAGTGAGGGCGGCTACTACGCGTTGGACGCCGCCGGCCGTGCCGTCCAACCGCCTCCGCGCGTCGACGACAAGGTGCTGGCGGGGCTCAACGGGCTCGCGATCGGCGCGCTGGCCGGGGCAGGGCTGCGTTTCGCCCGGCCGGACTGGGTCACGGCCGCCCGGGCTGCTGCGGATGCCGTGCGCGCCACCCATGTGGTCGGCACCCCCGACGGCCCGCGGCTGCGCCGGGCGAGCCGCGACGACCGGGTGTCGGATGCCGCGGCAACCCTCGAGGACTACGGCGGCCTCGCGTGCGGCCTGCTGCGGCTGGCGCTCGCGACCGGGGATCCCGAGCCGGCGGTGCTCGCCCAGGCGCTCGTCGAGGCGTGCGGGGATGATGCGCGGATCGCGGTGCCGGGCGGTGGGGATGCGGTGCTCGCACGCCGGGGCATCGCGGTCGACGCCGATCAGACGGAGGGCGCGACGCCGTCCGGGGCGGCGCTCTATGCGGACGCGGCAGCGCGACTGGCGGCGCTCACCGACGACGCGGCACACCGCGAGCGCGCCGAGCGGGCGCTCGCGCCGCTGCTCGCGGGGGCGCTGGAGCGGCCGATCGCCTACGGCGCGACGCTCGCGGTGGCGGCGCGGCTCGCGAACCAGCCGGAGCAGCTCGTCGTCGTCGGACCGGATGCCGGGGACCTCGTGCGGCGTGCGCGGGGGTGGGCGGCGCCGACCCGCACGGTCGCGATCGTCAGCGAGGCGCAGGCGCGGGCCTTCACCGAGGCCGGTTTCGAGCTGTTCGCGGGGCGCAGCGCGCTCGACGGGGCGCCGACCGCGTACCTCTGCGAGGGGTTCGTGTGCCGGCTGCCGACGGCGGATGCGGGGGTGCTGGGGGAGCTGCTGGGCGGTGGTCTCGAGACGCGTCCGCTGCGCGGGCGCTCCTCGACCACCTGAGTGTCGCGGTGGGGCGCCCGCACCCGCTGCGCGGGCGACGTCGAAGGCGGTGTATGGAGATCAGCATGCGGGGGCTGGTTTCGATACACCCGCTGCGCGGGCACTCAACCAGCGGGTGGGCACGCCGCGGCGCGGCCGCAACACCTCGCCGATCGAGTGCCGCGGCGTAGCCGCGGTGTATCGAGATCCGCCCCTCAGGCCCGCCGGCGTGCGGTGAGGAGCCCCGCGCCCGCGAGCAGCACCAGCAGGGCGAGCGCGGCGAGCACCGAGATGGTGTCGGCGTCGACACCCGTGCGGGCGAGTGCGGCCGGGGTGACCTCGACGAGCAGGGTGGCGCTCACGCCGGAGGGCGTGTGGGTGGCGGTGATGAGGTGCGGCGAGGCGTGCGGGAAGCTCACGGCGGTGCCGCGGATGATGTCGCTCGCGACGCTGCTGCTGAGGGTGAGATCGCCGCTCGGGATGACGAAGCTGTTGCCTGCGGCATCCGTTCCGGTGGCGGTGAAGGTGACGGTGTCGCCCTGGTTCACGGTGCCGGTGGCGGCCCGCAGGGCGAGGCTGGTCGGCTCGCCCGGGGCCAGGCTGATGGTCAGCTCGAGGCTTGCGTCGGCGCCGATCCCGTTGTGGGCGCCCAGGGTGACCGGGTAGTCGCCTGCCGCGTCGGAGGGGGTGCCGGTGATGGCCCCGGTGCCGGGGTCGAGGGTGAGCCCGTCGGGCAGCTCGCCGTCCGTGAGCGACACGACCGCATCCGGGGTGCCGGTCACGGTGGTGGGTGCCCAGCTGAACGGCTCGCCGACCGTCGCCGTGGCGGACGCGGCACCCGCGAGCGTCGGGGCGAGGTTCCACTGCGCGGTCAGCGCGACGTTGCCGGTGACCGGGGTGGTGAAGTCGTAGGGGGTGCCGCCCGTGGTCCACGCCACGAACTCTCCGCCGGTGCGAGTCGGATCGGCAGGGCGGGTGGCGGTACCGCCACCGAAGTCGATCACCTGCACTGCGGGGGCGGTTCCGTCGCCGCCGTTGAGCGCGAACGTCACACCCCATCCGAACTCGACGTGCACGCTTCCCGAGGCCGCGTCCACCGCGGTGAGCTTCGCGAAAGGATCGGTGGGGACGACGCTGAACGTCGCGACCGACCCGCGACCGCCGACGATGGCGGAGGTACTCGAACCGCCCGTGAAGGTCGATCCGGGTGCGGGACTCTGTGCGCGGATATCCAGGGTGCCGTCCGAGAGACCGGGCAGGCCGCTCGTGAACCCGGTTCCGATCCCGGCGCCGCCGCTGCGGCCCGTGGCGGTGATGTCGCCGCCGGAGAGGATCGTGACGCCGGCGCCGCCCCCCTCGCCGCCGCCGATGCCGGCGCCGCCGCCGGCGCCTCCGGTGGCGGTCACGGTGCCGCCGATGATCTCGGTGGTGCCGCCGTCGCCGTCGTTGCCGCCGCCGATTCCGGAGGCGAAGCTTCCGCCGTTCGCGGTGACGGTGCCGCCGCTGATGCTGGTGTCGCGGCCGTCGCCGAGCAGGCCGCCGCCGATGCCGGCGCCGCCGGACCCACCGGTGGCGATGACGGTTCCGCCTTCGATGGCGGTGAACCAGGCGTTCCCGTGCGATCCCCCGCCGATGCCGGCGCCTTCTGCCCCGCCCGTTGCGGTGACGGTTCCGCCGGTGATGAAGGTGACGCCGCCGCCGCCTTCCCCTCCGCCTCCGATGCCCGCGCCGCCTTCTCCGCCGGTCGCGGTGACGGTTCCGCCGGTGATCCTCAGGTTGCTGCCGCTGCCGTGCCATCCGCCTCCGATGCCGGCGCCGCCTTCTCCGCCGATCGCGGTGACGTTCCCCCCAGTGATCGTGATGTGCTGGCTGCCGACGCCGATGCCGCCGATGCCGGCGGCGAGTCCGCCACCCGTGGCGGTGATGGTGCCGCCCGTGATCGTGATGCTCCCTCCGCTCTCGTTGTAGCCGCCGATGCCGGGGGCGAGACCGCTAATCCCGACCGCGACGAGCGCTCCGGTCGAGGGAGTGCTGCTGTCGTTGATGGTGAGACTCGCGCCCGATCTCACCCCGAACGCCGCACGGGCCATGCCGGGGTTCAGGATGCTGAGCGTGTGGCCGTTGAGGTCGAAGACCACCCCGACCCCGCTCGCGATCAACAACGATCCGTTGTAGGGGGCGGTGATGTCGGCGCCGAGGGTCACCTCGACGGTTCCGGTGGTGGCGGTGTTGACGGCGGTCGCGAGGTCGTTCCAGGTGGCGACGGAGCTGGCCGCGGATGCGGCAGTCGCGGGCACGAGCACACCGGCCGAGAGGGCTGCGGTGGTCGCGAGAACGAGCGCGACCCGACGGAACGGGGTGTGGGCGGGCATCGGCAGGGTTCTGTCACCGGTGTCGCCACACGGAGACTTTCTCGGATCCTACCTCCGGGACGACACCCTCGGAGACACGTCACCTACCCCGTGATCAGGGGGGCTTCCGGATCGGCCGCCCACTCGTTGAGCGAGCCGTCGTACACCGCCACCGAGCGCTCGCCGACGAGCGTCAGTGCGAGCGCGGCAGCCGTCGCGGCGATGCCGCCGCCGCAGTAGGTGATGATCTGCGGGGCGCCGAGCGCGGGGGCGAGCTTCTCGCGCAGCGCTTCGGGATCGAGCACCGCGTTGCTGTCCCGGTCGACGAGGAACCCGGCCGGCACCGAGCTGGACCCGGGGATGTGGCCGCCACGGGCGCGCGTGACGAACTCACCCGAGTACTCCTTCGGCGGCGTCGCGCACACGAGTGCGGCCTCGCGCTCGCCGCGCACGACGGCCTCGACATCCGCCTTCTCGACCCACAGCTCGGGGCGCTCCACGGCCGTGAACACGGCCGGCGTCGGCTCGACGTGGCCCAGCTCGAGCTCGCGGCCCTCGGCCTTCCACTTGGTGAGCCCGCCGTCGAGCACCGCCACCCGGTCGTAGCCGAACGCACGGAACAGCCACCACACCCGCGAGGCCCACTGGCCCACCGCGGTGTCGTAGAGCACGAGCGTCGTGTCGTTGTCGACGCCGAGCGCACCGGCGGCGGCCTCGAAGCGGGCGGTGTCCGGGCGCGTGAAGGGGTAGCTGCCCTCGGGGTCGGAGAACTCCTCGATGAGGTCGGCGAACACGGCTCCCGGGATGTGGCCCTCGAGCAGGTACTGCTCGTGCCCGCTCAGGTAGCCCACCCGCCCGTCGGGTCGGAGGAAGCTCGCGACGGAGGCGTCGGCGATGACGAGCCCGTCCGCGCCGAGATGGTCGGCGAGCCACTGGGTGGAAACGAGCTGGCTGGCGAGGACGGGTGCATCGGTCACCACGAGAGGCTAAACCCGCGCGAGGGCGTGCGACGACCAGGAAGCAATATCCGGTAATCGGGTGCGGTCCTAGGCTGGCCGCATGAGCCGTCGAGTCGCGGTCCCGGTGCTGGTCGCCTGTGCTGCCCTGCTGTCGGGCTGCGTGCTCGCCCCCGACCTCGGGCCGTCCCCGTCGCCATCGATCAGTGCCGATGCATCGGGCGCGCCGTCGGATCAACCGTCGCCGAGCGAGCCGCCCGCGTCATCCGGCGACGAGTGCGTCGCGCCGCTCGTCATCAACCAAGCGGGTGAGCACCGCATCGGCGACTGCGACGAGCTCATCGTGGAGGGCAACGACATCGAGGTGACCGTCGGCGAGGTCGGCACGCTCACCATCCGGGGAACCGACATCGAGGTCGACACCGGCTCGGTCGGTCTCCTCACGATCGCCGGACAGGACAACGAGGTCGACTCCGTCTCGGTCGGCAAGATCGAGATCTCGGGCGACCGGAACGACCTCGACGCGACCGGCGACATCGGTGCGGTGGTCGTGAACGGCAACGACAACGAGGTGACGGCCCGCGGATCGATCGGACTCGTCACCGACAACGGCGCGCGCAACCAGATCCGCGGCGGGCGCTGAACGCGGGGATCTCGCTGCGCCGCTGCGCGGCTCCTCGATCGCCGCGGACAGCGCGCAGCGGTGCGGGCCGCGTCAGCGGATCGTCTTGCGCGAGGTGATCTGGCCGGTGTCGAAGCCCAGCAGGTGCAGCCCGCCGTGGAAGCGGGCGTGCTCCACCTTGATGCAGCGATCCATCACCACGGTGAGACCCTTCGACTCGCCGTAGTAGGCGGCCTCCTCGTTCCAGATGCCGAGCTGCACCCAGATCGTCGTGGCACCGACGGCGACGACCTCGTCGATCACCTGCGGGATGTCGCTGCCGCGACGGAAGACATCCACGATGTCGGGCACCACCGGCAGGTCGGCGAGCGACTTGTACACCGGCTGCCCGAGGATCTCGGTCGCGTTGGGGTTCACGAAGTAGAGCTCGTAGTCGCTCGACTGCTGCAGGTAGGTCGCCACGAAGTACGAGCTCCGGGCCGGGTTCGGGGAGGCACCGACGATCGCCACCGTCTTCGCCCTGCGCAGGATGCCCAGGCGCTCCTTCGCGCTCGGCCCCACCCAGGTGCGCTTCGAGCGCAGCAGCTTGGCGAGCGGCGAGTCGGAGGGGATCGAGCAGGACAGCCCGTTCTGCAGGTTGACGGTGGTCTCGGCGGGCTCGACCAGCGAGGTGCCGGGGGCTTCGGCGACGGCAGACATGCTCCGATTATCCCTTCACCGCGCGGGTCAGCGCTTGGTCGAGGTCGTAGAGGATGTCCTCCGGATCCTCGATGCCGACCGAGATGCGCACGAGACCCGGCACGACCCCCGCGTCGAGCAGCTGCTGCTCGGTGAGCTGGGCGTGGGTGGTGGACGCCGGGTGGATGACGAGGGTCTTGGCGTCGCCGATGTTGGCGACGTGGCTCGCGAGGTCGACCGACTCGATGAAGCGCTGGCCGACCGCACGCGAGGAGGCGGTGGCGGATCCCTTCACCCCGAAGCTGAACACCGCACCCGGCCCCTTGGGGAACAGCCGCTGTGCGCGCTCGAAGTGCGGATGCGTGGGCAGGCCCGCCCAGTTGACGAACTCGACGCGGTCATCGGCCGCCAGCCACTCGGCCACGATGCGCGCGTTGTCGACGTGCGCCTGCACGCGGAATGGCAGCGTCTCGATGCCCTGGGCCAGCAGGAACGCCGAATGCGGGGCGAGCACCGGGCCGATGTCGCGCAGCTGCTCGGCGCGCAGACGCGTGAGGAAGGCGTACTCGCCGAAGTTGCCGTGCCAGTTGAGGCCGCCGTAGCTCGGCACCTCCTGATCGAACAGCGGGAAGCGCTCGTTCGCCCAGTGGAAGCGGCCCGACTCGACGACGACGCCGCCGAGGGTGGTGCCCGAGCCGCCGAGGAACTTGGTGGCCGAGTGGATCACGACATCCGCGCCCCACTCGATGGGCCGGTTGAGGTACGGGGTGGCCACCGTGGAGTCGACGATGAGCGGGAGGTGGTGCGCGTGCGCCACGTCGGCGAGGCCCTCCAGGTCGGCGATGTCGCCGGAGGGGTTGGTGATCGACTCGACGAAGATGAGCTTCGTCTTGTCGGTGATCGCCGCCGCGTAGTCGGCCGGGTCGGTGCCGGTGACGAACGTCGTGTCGACCCCGAAGCGCCGCAGCGTCACATCGAGCTGGGTGATGGTGCCGCCGTACAGGCTGGCGGCGGCCACGATGTGGTCGCCCGCGCCCGCGAGCGTCGCGAAGGTGATGAACTCGGCGCTCAGGCCCGACGCGGTGGCGACCGCGCCGAGGCCGCCCTCGAGCGAGGCGACGCGCTCCTCGAAGGAGGCGACGGTGGGATTGGCGAGCCGGGAGTAGATGTTGCCGTACTTCTGCAGGGCGAAGCGGGCGGCGGCATCCGCGGTGTCGTCGAAGACGAAGGCGCTCGTCTGGTAGATCGGCAGCGCTCGAGCCCCCGTCACCGGGTCGGGGATGTTGCCGGCGTGGATGGCGCGGGTGCGGAAGCCCCAGGCGTGGTCGGTGGCTGCCGGCTCAGGGGTGGCGTCGCTGTCTGACATCCGTCCAGGCTAACCGCGCCCGCGACGTGTTGCGGTGTGTTTCAGATCCAGGACCGCAGCCAGTAATGGGCCTGCAGGAACCACAGCGGCATCGGCATCCCGGTCCACATCGGTAGGAAGAACAGCGACACGAGCACGACGAGACCCAGGTAGGCGCCCACGGTGGCGAGACCCGCGGTGCGTCGCGGCTCCGGGTCGTCGCGACTGCCCGCGATCGCCGCGAGCGCAGACGTCAGGGCGAGCACGAGGAAGGCCTCGAAGGCGATCGTGTAGAACTGGAAGACCGTGCGGTTCAGGTACAGCAGCCACGGGAGGTAGCCGGCGGCGATGCCGGTGAGGATGAAGGCGTCCCGCCACACCGAGCGGCGGCGCAGCAGCCCGAGCACCACGCGCACCGCGAGGAAGACGAGCGCCGCGGTGCCGCCCCACCAGATGAGGGGGTTGGCGATGTCGAGGATCGCGGCGGCGGTCCCGTCCCCGGCGTTGTCGTAGTACATGCTCGTCGGGCGCACCAGGAACAGCCAGGTGAGCGGGTTCGCCTGATAGTTGTGCGGCACCTGCAGACCCACGTGGTAGCTGTAGATCGCGGTCTGGTAGTGCCACCAGTTCTGTGCGGCGGTCGGCACCCAGGCGAGCGCGCCGGTCCACGCCTCACCGCCACCCTGCTCGATCCAATGCCGGTAGTAGCCGTTGTCGCTCGCGAACCAGCCGATCCAGGTGGTGAGGAACACGGCGGCGGCGAGCGGCACGAGCAGCAGGGCGTTGATGGGCGCCTGCTTGAGCAGCGCGCCGAAGCCCCAGAACTCGATGCCCGCCTGCCGTCGCAGCAGGGCATCCGAGACCACGGTGTACACGCCGAAGACGGCCAGGAAGTAGACGCCGTTCCACTTCACCCCCGTCGCGGCGCCGAAGGCGACGGCCGCGGCGAGCAGCCAGGGACGCCACCAGAGCGCCGGACCCCAGTCGACGCCGTGCCCGCTCGCGCGGCGCGCCTCGAGCCAGCGGGCGAGACGACGCTTCGCCCACCCGCGGTCGAACAGCACGAAGGACGCGCCGAGCAGGGCGAACAGGGCGACCGCGCTGTCGAGCAGGCTGACCCGGCTCATGACGATCGCGTTCCCGTCGATCGCCATGAGACCGCCCGCGACCACCACGAGCGTCGTCGAGCGGAACAGCTGCCGCGCGACCAGCATGGTGACCGCGACGAGCAGGATGCCGACGAGCGCGATCCCGAACCGCCAGCCGAAGGCGCTGTCGGTGCCGAACAGGGCCATACCGGCCGCGATGATCCACTTGCCGAGCGGGGGATGCACCACGAACGACGGCTCGGTCGTGTAGCCGTCGGGGTCGCCCGCCGCGAAGGCCGCGTTGGCGCCATCCGGCCAGCGGGACTCGTAGCCGAGGTGCGCGAGCGTGTAGGCGTCTTTGACGTAGTAGGTCTCGTCGAACACGATCTGCTGCGGATGGTCGAGGCCGACGAGCCGCAGGGCGGCGGCGACCGCGATGACGGCGGCGGGGGCGCCCCAGTCCCAGGCGCGGCGGGCGGCGGGGTTCGCCATCCAGCGCTGCCAGCTGTCGTCGAGCCGCGACCCGGTGAGGGTCACCGGTTCCGCGAGCCGCGGTCCCTCGCCTCCGCCGGGCCGTGGTCCCTCGCCCCCGTCCGGCCGTGGTCCCTCGCTCCCGCCGAGCGCGCGCGCGAACTCCTCCTCGGCGCGCGTCGTCATGCGGGAATGGTAGCCGCGCGCACCATCCGACTCCCTGAGTGCCAGAAATGCAGGAGAATCTGCGGCACACCCCCGTCTTCTGGCATTGCGGCCGGATGCGGCAGCGGAATCTCCTGCATTTCTGAGGCGAGAGATCGGGGGAGAGGGAGAGGGAGAGGAAGAGGGAGAGGGAGAGGGGATGGCCACCATCGAGGAGCTGGTCGCGGAGCTGCGGCGCTACACCGCGCACGAGGTGCGGATGCGCGTGGCGCCGCGGGGCCCCGATCGTCGCGTGCCGCTCTTCCTGGTGGCGACCCAGGTGCACCCCATCAGCTACGCCGTGCAGCACGTCGAACTGCTGCTGGACCCCCGGCTCGAGGAGGCGCCGGACGACACGGCGCTGTATCTCGCGGCGCTCGAGGGCATCCGTCAGGGCGCGAACCCGTACCCGTTCCCCGAGCGCCCGGGCCAGAGCGCGATCCGTCGACTGCTCGGCGAGACCGGCGACCATCCCTATCGGGGCACCCCACGCCAGAGCTTCGCGGCGTGCACCTGGGATCGGCAGACCCGGATGCTGTCGGGGCGGCGGATCACCGTGGCGGGCGCGCGATGGCTGGATGCGCGCGAGGAACCGCACGCCTACCCGAGCTGGGCGGGGCGCCTCCACGTGCAGGAGCACGAGCACGAGGTCTGGCCGGAGGCGGCAGGATGAGGGGGTGATCATCCTCGCGGCGACGCCGATCGGCAACCTGGGCGACGCGTCCCGGCGGCTCGTCGAGGCGCTCGGCAACGCGGAGCTGATCGCCGCGGAGGACACCCGCACGACCGTGCAGCTGCTGCGCGCGCTCGGCATCGACAACCGGCCGCGGCTCGTGGCGCTGCACGAGCACAACGAGGTGGCGAAGGCCGCCGAGCTGGTCGAGCTGGCGCGCGAGGTGGATGTGCTGGTGCTGTCGGATGCCGGCATGCCGACGGTCTCGGATCCCGGTTTTCCGCTCGTGGCGGCCGCCGTCGAGGCGGGGGTGACGGTCACCGCGATCCCCGGGCCGTCGGCGGTGCTGACGGCGCTCGCGGTGTCGGGGCTGCCCACCGACCGCTTCTGCTTCGAGGGCTTCCTGCCGCGCAAGGGCCGGTTGGCTGCGTTGCGCGCGCTCGCCGCCGAGCCGCGCACGCTCGTATTCTTCGAGTCGCCGCACCGCATCGGCGACGCGCTCGCGGATGCCGCGGCCGCGTTCGGCGCGGACCGTCGCGCCGCGGTCTGCCGCGAGCTCACCAAGCTGCACGAGGAGGTCGCCCGCGGCACCCTCGCCGAGCTCGCCGAGCGCTTCGCCGAGGGCGCCCGCGGGGAGATCGTGCTCGTCGTCGCAGGAGCCGCCCCCGCATCCGCCTCCTTCGAGGACGGCGTCGCGCAGGTGCGGGCGCTCACCGCGTCCGGAACCCGCCTCAAGGACGCCACCGCCGAGGTCGCCGAGGCGACCGGCCTCTCGCGGCGCGAGCTCTACGAGGCGGCGCTCAAGCCCTGAGCGCCGCGCGGAACGCGGCCGCCTCGGCGCCCGGCACGCTACGCCGCATCCTGCCCGCGATGGTGCTGTTTCGGCCGGATGGCACTCGCGAAAGCGCGCCATCGGGCCGAAACCGCACCAGGGGTGCGGATGCCCCACCCCTCCGTAACGCGCAGCCAGGCCCAACTAGACTCGACCCCATGCCGTCCGGCGAGTCCTTCTTCATCGCGACCCCCATCTTCTACGTCAACGACGTGCCCCACATCGGCCACGCCTACACGGAGGTGGCGGCCGATGTGCTCGCGCGCTGGCACCGTCAGGCGGGCGACGACACCTGGCTGCTGACCGGCACGGATGAGCACGGCCAGAAGATCCTGCGCACCGCCGTCGCGAACGGCGTCGAGCCGAAGCAGTGGGCGGATCAGCTGGTCGAGTCCGCCTGGAAGCCGCTGCTGAAGACGATCGACATCGCCAACGACGACTTCATCCGCACCACCGACGAGCGCCACGAGCGCGCCGTGACGATCTTCCTGCAGAAGCTCTACGACGACGGTTTCATCTACTCGGGCGAGTACGAGGGCTACTACTGCGTGGGTTGCGAGGAGTACAAGCAGCTCGACGACCTCGAACGGCCCGAGACGGGCGAGTTCGCCGGCCAGCTGGTCTGCAAGATCCACTCGCGTCCGGTGGAGATCCTCAAGGAGAAGAACTACTTCTTCAGGATGAGCCAGTTCGAGCAGGCCCTCCTCGACCTCTACGAGACCCAGCCCGACTTCGTGCAGCCCGAGAGCGTGCGCAACGAGATCGTGCAGTTCGTCAAGCAGGGGCTCTCCGACCTGTCGATCTCGCGTTCGAGCTTCGACTGGGGCATCAAGATCCCGTGGGACGACACGCACGTCGTCTACGTCTGGTTCGAGGCGCTGCTCAACTACGTCACCGCGGTCGGCTACGGCGTCGACGACGAGCAGTTCGCCCGCCGCTGGCCCGCCTACCAGCTGGTCGGCAAGGACATCGCCCGCTTCCACGCCGTCATCTGGCCGGCCATGCTCATGGCGGCCGGTCTGCCGGTGCCGCACAAGGTGTTCGGCCACGGCTGGCTGCTCGTGGGCGGCGAGAAGATGTCGAAGTCGAAGCTCACCGGAATCGCGCCGCACCAGATCACCGACACCTTCGGTTCGGACGCCTTCCGCTACTACTTCCTGCGCGCCATCTCCTTCGGGCAGGACGGCTCCTTCAGCTGGGAGGACCTGTCGGCCCGCTACCAGGCCGAGCTCGCGAACGGCTTCGGCAACCTCGCCTCCCGCGTGGTGGCGATGGTCGGGCGCTACCGCGGCGGCGTGCTGCCCGCGCCGGGGGCGGACACGGACGCCGAGCACGCGATCCAGCAGCTCGTCGCCCAGGCGACGGCGGATGCGGATGCCGCGATCGAGCGCTTCGCCATCCACGAGGCGATCGCCTCGATCTGGACGGTCGTCGACGCCCTCAACGGCTACATCACCGAGCAGGAGCCGTGGGTGCTCGCCAAGGACGAGGCCCGTGCCGAGCGGCTCGACACCGTGCTCTACACGGCGTCCGAGGGGCTGCGCGCCCTCGCGGTTCTGCTGAGCCCGGTCACCCCGCAGGCCACCGCCAAGCTGTGGGCGGCGCTGGGCGCCGAGGCGGGCCTCGGTGCGCTCACCGCC
The Protaetiibacter larvae DNA segment above includes these coding regions:
- the metG gene encoding methionine--tRNA ligase, which translates into the protein MPSGESFFIATPIFYVNDVPHIGHAYTEVAADVLARWHRQAGDDTWLLTGTDEHGQKILRTAVANGVEPKQWADQLVESAWKPLLKTIDIANDDFIRTTDERHERAVTIFLQKLYDDGFIYSGEYEGYYCVGCEEYKQLDDLERPETGEFAGQLVCKIHSRPVEILKEKNYFFRMSQFEQALLDLYETQPDFVQPESVRNEIVQFVKQGLSDLSISRSSFDWGIKIPWDDTHVVYVWFEALLNYVTAVGYGVDDEQFARRWPAYQLVGKDIARFHAVIWPAMLMAAGLPVPHKVFGHGWLLVGGEKMSKSKLTGIAPHQITDTFGSDAFRYYFLRAISFGQDGSFSWEDLSARYQAELANGFGNLASRVVAMVGRYRGGVLPAPGADTDAEHAIQQLVAQATADADAAIERFAIHEAIASIWTVVDALNGYITEQEPWVLAKDEARAERLDTVLYTASEGLRALAVLLSPVTPQATAKLWAALGAEAGLGALTAQPLREAGTWGRLPAGSTISALEALFPRIEEAPEAVGAASASGAA